One window of Leucobacter komagatae genomic DNA carries:
- the rplE gene encoding 50S ribosomal protein L5 — MSEAAVAAGKIQPRLKQKYRGEIVPALREEFSYANVMQVPGLVKIVVNTGVGEAARDSKVIEGAIADLVKITGQKPKVTLARKSIAQFKLREGQAIGAHVTLRGDRAWEFLDRLVNLALPRIRDFRGLSDQQFDGAGNYTFGLTEQSVFHEIDQDKIDRVRGFDITIVTTAKTDDEGRALLKALGFPFKADN; from the coding sequence ATGTCTGAAGCTGCTGTGGCGGCTGGCAAAATCCAGCCTCGCTTGAAGCAGAAGTACCGCGGCGAAATCGTCCCGGCACTCCGCGAAGAGTTCTCCTACGCAAACGTCATGCAGGTTCCCGGTCTCGTGAAGATCGTTGTGAACACTGGCGTCGGCGAGGCGGCTCGTGACAGCAAGGTGATCGAGGGCGCTATCGCTGACCTCGTGAAGATCACCGGCCAGAAGCCCAAGGTCACCTTGGCCCGTAAGTCCATCGCGCAGTTCAAGCTGCGTGAGGGACAGGCCATTGGCGCGCACGTCACTCTTCGTGGCGATCGTGCCTGGGAATTCCTTGATCGTCTCGTCAACCTCGCACTGCCCCGTATCCGCGATTTCCGCGGACTTTCGGACCAGCAGTTCGACGGTGCGGGCAACTACACGTTCGGTTTGACCGAGCAGAGTGTGTTCCACGAGATCGATCAGGATAAGATTGACCGCGTGCGTGGTTTTGACATCACCATTGTCACCACCGCAAAGACCGACGACGAGGGTCGTGCGCTGCTCAAGGCGCTCGGCTTCCCGTTCAAGGCTGACAACTAA